In the genome of Triticum urartu cultivar G1812 chromosome 5, Tu2.1, whole genome shotgun sequence, one region contains:
- the LOC125511391 gene encoding sugar transporter ERD6-like 4 isoform X2 has translation MGLREVDPIKPDVIAGLIIDEPEPIQLPLPISTPLLRVLPTPLSRPSASGRAEGIAGAMNGDGGGHESGGSDHDDMDTRKPLLANTGSWWYGTRESHVSALLCTLVVALGPIQFGFTGGFSSPTQDAITRDLNLSISEFSVFGSLSNIGAMAGAVASGQMVEHVGHKGALMIAAIPNIIGWLAISLAKDTTFLYMGRLLEGFGVGIISYTLSVTTGMMLAYVLGMFVSWRMLALIGTLPCTILIPGMFFIPESPRWLAKMNKMDDFEASLQVLRGSKTDITSEVNDIKIAVASANKRTAIRFQELNQKKFRMPLTLGIGLLVLQQLSGISAILSYAGSIFKAAGLTNSNLAACGLGAIMVLATGITTWLLDRAGRRILLIISSAGMTLSLLAVAVIFFLKDNVPQDSDMYYILSMVSLLAIVACVITFSFGMGAIPWVIMSEILPVSIKSLAGSFATLANWLTSFGITMTANLLLSWSAGGTFVCYTLVSAFTLVFIVLWVPETKGRTLEEIQWSFR, from the exons ATGGGTCTGAGAGAGGTTGACCCAATTAAACCCGACGTGATTGCCGGCCTGATAATAGACGAGCCGGAGCCCATCCAACTACCTCTCCCCATCTCAACGCCTCTTCTTCGGGTTCTTCCTACCCCTCTATCTCGTCCATCAGCAAGCGGGCGAGCCGAGGGCATTGCAGGCGCCATGAACGGCGACGGCGGAGGGCACGAGAGCGGCGGGAGCGACCACGACGACATGGACACGCGGAAGCCGCTGCTGGCGAACACGGGGAGCTGGTGGTACGGCACACGCGAGTCCCACGTCTCCGCCTTGCTCTGCACGCTCGTCGTGGCGCTCGGCCCCATCCAGTTCGGCTTCACCGGCGGCTTCTCCTCGCCGACGCAGGACGCCATCACCCGCGACCTCAACCTCTCCATCTCCGAG TTCTCGGTGTTCGGCTCGCTCTCCAACATCGGCGCCATGGCGGGGGCCGTCGCCAGCGGCCAGATGGTGGAGCACGTTGGGCACAAAGGG GCGTTGATGATTGCTGCTATTCCTAACATCATCGGTTGGCTTGCCATCTCCTTGGCAAAG GACACTACGTTTCTGTATATGGGGCGGTTGCTTGAAGGATTTGGTGTTGGTATCATATCCTACACG TTGTCTGTAACAACGGGGATGATGTTGGCCTATGTGCTAGGCATGTTTGTTTCTTGGAGGATGCTTGCGTTGATAG GAACCTTGCCATGCACAATATTGATACCTGGCATGTTCTTCATTCCAGAATCTCCAAGATGGCTG GCAAAGATGAACAAGATGGATGATTTCGAAGCCTCTCTACAAGTTTTGAGAGGATCTAAGACCGACATCACCTCAGAAGTGAATGATATAAAG ATAGCGGTAGCATCAGCAAACAAAAGGACGGCAATCCGTTTCCAAGAGTTAAACCAAAAGAAATTCCGCATGCCCCTGACA CTAGGAATTGGTCTGCTTGTACTGCAACAGCTAAGTGGGATCAGCGCTATACTGTCTTATGCAGGCAGCATCTTCAAAGCTGCAG GTCTTACAAACAGCAACTTGGCCGCATGTGGACTTGGAGCTATTATG GTTCTTGCCACTGGAATTACAACCTGGTTACTAGACAGAGCTGGCAGACGGATCCTACTTATT ATCTCTTCTGCCGGGATGACTCTAAGCCTTCTTGCGGTTGCCGTCATATTTTTTCTCAAG GACAACGTTCCACAAGATTCTGACATGTATTACATATTAAGCATGGTCTCCTTGCTGGCTATTGTG GCTTGTGTAATCACCTTCTCCTTCGGTATGGGCGCCATTCCATGGGTCATAATGTCCGAG ATCCTGCCGGTTAGCATCAAGAGCCTGGCGGGAAGCTTCGCGACGCTCGCCAACTGGCTGACCTCCTTTGGGATAACAATGACAGCAAACTTGCTGCTCAGCTGGAGTGCTGGAG GTACCTTTGTGTGCTACACGCTCGTGAGCGCGTTCACACTCGTGTTCATCGTCCTCTGGGTGCCGGAGACCAAGGGAAGAACTCTAGAGGAGATACAATGGTCGTTCCGGTGA
- the LOC125511391 gene encoding sugar transporter ERD6-like 4 isoform X1: MGLREVDPIKPDVIAGLIIDEPEPIQLPLPISTPLLRVLPTPLSRPSASGRAEGIAGAMNGDGGGHESGGSDHDDMDTRKPLLANTGSWWYGTRESHVSALLCTLVVALGPIQFGFTGGFSSPTQDAITRDLNLSISEFSVFGSLSNIGAMAGAVASGQMVEHVGHKGALMIAAIPNIIGWLAISLAKDTTFLYMGRLLEGFGVGIISYTVPVYIAEISPRNKRGALGSVNPLSVTTGMMLAYVLGMFVSWRMLALIGTLPCTILIPGMFFIPESPRWLAKMNKMDDFEASLQVLRGSKTDITSEVNDIKIAVASANKRTAIRFQELNQKKFRMPLTLGIGLLVLQQLSGISAILSYAGSIFKAAGLTNSNLAACGLGAIMVLATGITTWLLDRAGRRILLIISSAGMTLSLLAVAVIFFLKDNVPQDSDMYYILSMVSLLAIVACVITFSFGMGAIPWVIMSEILPVSIKSLAGSFATLANWLTSFGITMTANLLLSWSAGGTFVCYTLVSAFTLVFIVLWVPETKGRTLEEIQWSFR, encoded by the exons ATGGGTCTGAGAGAGGTTGACCCAATTAAACCCGACGTGATTGCCGGCCTGATAATAGACGAGCCGGAGCCCATCCAACTACCTCTCCCCATCTCAACGCCTCTTCTTCGGGTTCTTCCTACCCCTCTATCTCGTCCATCAGCAAGCGGGCGAGCCGAGGGCATTGCAGGCGCCATGAACGGCGACGGCGGAGGGCACGAGAGCGGCGGGAGCGACCACGACGACATGGACACGCGGAAGCCGCTGCTGGCGAACACGGGGAGCTGGTGGTACGGCACACGCGAGTCCCACGTCTCCGCCTTGCTCTGCACGCTCGTCGTGGCGCTCGGCCCCATCCAGTTCGGCTTCACCGGCGGCTTCTCCTCGCCGACGCAGGACGCCATCACCCGCGACCTCAACCTCTCCATCTCCGAG TTCTCGGTGTTCGGCTCGCTCTCCAACATCGGCGCCATGGCGGGGGCCGTCGCCAGCGGCCAGATGGTGGAGCACGTTGGGCACAAAGGG GCGTTGATGATTGCTGCTATTCCTAACATCATCGGTTGGCTTGCCATCTCCTTGGCAAAG GACACTACGTTTCTGTATATGGGGCGGTTGCTTGAAGGATTTGGTGTTGGTATCATATCCTACACG GTGCCTGTATACATAGCAGAGATTTCTCCTCGGAACAAGAGGGGCGCTCTGGGCTCTGTGAACCCA TTGTCTGTAACAACGGGGATGATGTTGGCCTATGTGCTAGGCATGTTTGTTTCTTGGAGGATGCTTGCGTTGATAG GAACCTTGCCATGCACAATATTGATACCTGGCATGTTCTTCATTCCAGAATCTCCAAGATGGCTG GCAAAGATGAACAAGATGGATGATTTCGAAGCCTCTCTACAAGTTTTGAGAGGATCTAAGACCGACATCACCTCAGAAGTGAATGATATAAAG ATAGCGGTAGCATCAGCAAACAAAAGGACGGCAATCCGTTTCCAAGAGTTAAACCAAAAGAAATTCCGCATGCCCCTGACA CTAGGAATTGGTCTGCTTGTACTGCAACAGCTAAGTGGGATCAGCGCTATACTGTCTTATGCAGGCAGCATCTTCAAAGCTGCAG GTCTTACAAACAGCAACTTGGCCGCATGTGGACTTGGAGCTATTATG GTTCTTGCCACTGGAATTACAACCTGGTTACTAGACAGAGCTGGCAGACGGATCCTACTTATT ATCTCTTCTGCCGGGATGACTCTAAGCCTTCTTGCGGTTGCCGTCATATTTTTTCTCAAG GACAACGTTCCACAAGATTCTGACATGTATTACATATTAAGCATGGTCTCCTTGCTGGCTATTGTG GCTTGTGTAATCACCTTCTCCTTCGGTATGGGCGCCATTCCATGGGTCATAATGTCCGAG ATCCTGCCGGTTAGCATCAAGAGCCTGGCGGGAAGCTTCGCGACGCTCGCCAACTGGCTGACCTCCTTTGGGATAACAATGACAGCAAACTTGCTGCTCAGCTGGAGTGCTGGAG GTACCTTTGTGTGCTACACGCTCGTGAGCGCGTTCACACTCGTGTTCATCGTCCTCTGGGTGCCGGAGACCAAGGGAAGAACTCTAGAGGAGATACAATGGTCGTTCCGGTGA
- the LOC125511392 gene encoding thyroid adenoma-associated protein homolog, translating into MSSNWRSLQHRHRYTYTSVVFPKHYLEALPLVPAQVSASNFFAQLNNLISLPSTYAQIVVVKDFASAFVLFLSAPAISDDAVLAAAKLYLEILFFENSLPLHRVLISVLAKCNKFSALISACFTLLCEEYGASGVKAKKRFLVSRAALSLIGYPKLGFLNEAVEKGVEIMAWDVVAGLDGVIRDIDDGSRPSPVVMEQCQEAMSCMYYLLQRYPSKFTGLDKASAVFKSAVRTILTVLKSSAFSRDCLVASGVSFCAAIQVFMSPEQISWFISQGLFGIFPDHEEDLAAHDALSDFHLSEEIRDLSVLSRLCLLRGILTAIPRKALNVRQLHSNGSLWTVLYDGILPELCMHCENPIDRHFNFHALTVTQICLQQIKTSVLADFTDFSGDYKPFSRDVVNRVLKIIWSNLEDPLSQTVKQVHLIFDLLLDIESCLPSEDQSVKLVLCDIANDLLRLGPRCKGRYIPLASLTRRLGAKSLLSLKSNLLLETAYAYIDDDVCCAATSFLKCFLENLRDECWNEDGVEQGYDAFRGLCLPPLMRGLVSGNSKLRSNLNTYAVPTVIEVDTDSIFAMLGFISVGPSADANKLDVPLKSDQCIAALVSLLKVSRNLALVEGDIHMDSDELLEQEDNKGAVIISVKGIAVRVPANWFVLALTHSDETLRIDAAESLFLNPKTSSLPSSLELSLLKLAVPLNMRCSSTAFQMKWAGLFRKFFARVRTALDRQLKQGSWLPSPNSIVKEARPVDTVMDTTVQRAEDLFQFMKWLGSFLFNSCYPSAPYERKTIAMELILIMVDVWPIRRSEGKTDVHPYNDSITLPDSTISFVGSIIDSWDKLRENSFRILLQFPTPLPGISQSASINDVIRWAKELVLSPRVRESDAGALTFRLIFRKYVLELGCVIVFSEENDCLQCYTKSTDGDTEVIASQNPVAQYISSLIQWLCTVVEEGERDLCEACKRSFVHGVLLTLRYTFDELHWNSAAIQSCLSEMRSLVGKLLQLIMRITSLALWVVSSDAWYMPYDMDDMIDDGSFLLDIIDEDQPDTALATTEKNAKSGNNGKPAEHVIMVGCWLAMKEVSLLFGTIVRKIPLPVCSHSNSSQNSLSDNTEQTNMSGEVLDVEQLEMMGDHFLQVLLKMKHNGAIDKTRAGLTALCNRLLCSNDSRLCKMTESWMVLLMDRAVAKGQTVDDLLRRSAGIPASFMALFLAEPEGTPKKLLPRALQWLIEFAKTSLSNFQKDHNQKSEAMKDCIVDSCESQSGITTSVHSNGNLSKSRDEGVVPTVHAFNVLRAAFNDANLAADTSGFCAEATIVAVHAFSSPYWEVRNAACLAYTALVRRMVGFLNVQKRESARRSISGLEFFHRYPALHPFLSSELKVATELLADGVSGNLESHIAKAIHPSLCPILILLSRLKPSPISCATDDPLDPFLLLPFIQKCATQSNYRVRVLASRALIGLVSNERLQHVVGDILDDLPCGGRKVSTNNSQSFSFNTIHGLLLQLFSLLDSNFRGLTDSNKKDQILGQLIEVLSKCSWLGCHKLCACPVVSTSYLRVLDQMLDAARAGKSKHTDVIRTLLLQLSSQSLNNVTSTHHAFHDPTQIEFQQQTVASYFSCVGIPKGHDETAEEDVRSQILDQSTSSMSETPCAVSLTELHKEIMSCLADPIYDVRITALKRILQLVKSIRSGDSKNILHQWARASLHSVIMERLSVEEHPKCLYYSLRIIFSWNVECQFNNGEDCNTFLSIWDRLVHLNSTVSHAKTREIILCCMGMCMKQFAKLMRDGVLPEGFKTSELSTSFGSIHKGNRLSAAIISTDLFVSLVKKQSAPSETVNSRRAAAEAIIASGLLEEANYVKACVSNAYIPSEQDNECHLEEKCLKASAGEFVSLYACKILDLWFICIQLLEDEDVHLRQKLANDVQKIIGNGSGNKLCDDSTPLQVDRVIALSFEFITCLFGHWLKYVEYLLRMVLDTANTLDSDGDLVRQIFDKEIDNHHEEKLLICQISCSNIQKLVRSGHQLATSGRSEALLQNWRDRFLHQLTSLTSGYLEKEGKTDWIGGIGNHKDVFASVYANLLGLYALTESRWLSEQAELEDRHKSYLQEFSDLEGFITPFLKNPLISNLYLLVKRSHEREDQAGGSAASESFDPYFLLR; encoded by the exons ATGTCGTCCAATTGGCGGTCACTGCAGCACCGGCATCGCTACACCTACACATCGGTCGTCTTCCCCAAGCACTACCTGGAAGCACTACCCCTTGTGCCGGCCCAGGTCTCTGCGTCCAATTTCTTCGCCCAGTTGAACAATCTGATATCCCTGCCGTCCACCTACGCGCAGATTGTTGTTGTCAAGGACTTCGCCTCGGCGTTTGTGCTGTTTCTTTCTGCTCCAGCGATATCTGATGATGCCGTGCTTGCTGCCGCCAAGCTTTATTTGGAGATCCTCTTCTTTGAGAACTCGCTCCCTCTCCATCGGGTGCTAATATCTGTGCTTGCCAAGTGCAACAAGTTCTCTGCACTCATTAGTGCCTGCTTTACTTTGCTATGTGAAGAGTATGGTGCCTCTGGTGTCAAGGCAAAGAAGAGATTTTTGGTATCTCGAGCTGCGTTGTCACTGATTGGCTACCCCAAGTTGGGTTTTCTCAATGAGGCAGTTGAGAAGGGTGTAGAGATCATGGCATGGGATGTGGTGGCCGGGCTTGACGGAGTTATTAGGGACATAGATGATGGGTCCCGGCCATCTCCAGTTGTGATGGAGCAGTGCCAAGAGGCCATGTCTTGCATGTACTACTTGCTGCAGCGTTACCCTTCTAAGTTTACTGGACTTGATAAGGCATCAGCTGTCTTCAAGAGTGCTGTTAGGACGATACTGACTGTTCTAAAGTCATCTGCCTTTTCGAGGGATTGTCTGGTGGCCTCTGGAGTCAGCTTCTGTGCTGCAATTCAGGTTTTCATGAGTCCCGAGCAGATTTCCTGGTTTATTTCTCAAGGGCTCTTTGGTATCTTTCCTGACCATGAAGAGGATCTAGCTGCGCATGATGCACTTTCTGATTTTCATCTGAGTGAAGAAATCAGAGATCTCTCGGTTTTGAGTAGACTTTGTTTACTCAGAGGGATTTTGACGGCTATTCCAAGGAAAGCACTCAACGTGCGTCAGCTTCATTCAAATGGATCTTTATGGACTGTATTGTATGATGGGATTTTACCTGAGCTTTGCATGCACTGTGAGAACCCCATTGATAGGCACTTCAATTTCCATGCTCTGACAGTGACTCAGATATGTCTGCAGCAGATTAAGACATCTGTTTTGGCTGATTTCACTGACTTCTCTGGTGACTATAAGCCTTTCTCCAGGGATGTTGTCAACCGTGTATTAAAAATCATATGGAGCAACCTGGAAGATCCTTTGAGTCAGACTGTAAAACAAGTGCACCTCATCTTTGATCTCCTATTGGATATTGAATCGTGTCTTCCATCAGAAGACCAAAGCGTCAAATTGGTTCTGTGCGACATTGCAAATGATTTACTTCGCCTAGGTCCGCGATGCAAAGGGAGATATATCCCTTTAGCTTCTTTGACGAGGCGACTGGGTGCCAAATCTCTTCTAAGCTTGAAATCAAACCTCCTTTTAGAAACAGCCTATGCTTACATAGATGATGATGTTTGTTGTGCTGCAACATCGTTTTTAAAATGCTTCCTTGAGAATTTAAGGGATGAATGCTGGAATGAGGATGGTGTTGAGCAAGGATATGATGCCTTTAGAGGGTTGTGCTTGCCTCCTTTGATGCGGGGATTAGTATCTGGTAATTCGAAGCTACGATCCAATTTAAATACTTATGCAGTACCCACTGTCATCGAAGTTGACACAGACAGTATATTTGCAATGCTTGGATTCATCTCTGTAGGCCCAAGTGCAGATGCAAATAAATTGGATGTGCCATTGAAAAGTGACCAATGTATAGCCGCACTGGTTTCACTGCTAAAGGTCTCTCGAAATCTCGCACTTGTGGAAGGGGACATTCATATGGATTCTGATGAATTGCTTGAGCAGGAGGATAATAAGGGTGCTGTAATCATATCTGTTAAAGGGATTGCTGTTAGAGTACCTGCTAATTGGTTTGTTTTGGCACTGACACATAGTGATGAAACTCTGCGTATAGATGCTGCTGAATCTCTCTTCCTAAATCCCAAGACATCAAGTCTTCCATCCTCCTTGGAACTGAGCTTGCTTAAACTAGCAGTCCCATTGAATATGCGTTGTAGCTCAACAGCATTTCAAATGAAATGGGCAGGTTTATTTAGAAAGTTTTTTGCTAGGGTGCGCACAGCACTGGACAGACAGCTAAAGCAGGGATCATGGCTGCCATCACCAAACTCTATTGTAAAAGAAGCTCGCCCTGTTGACACTGTTATGGACACTACTGTGCAGAGGGCGGAAGATCTCTTCCAGTTCATGAAGTGGTTGGGCTCCTTCCTATTTAATTCTTGTTACCCTTCTGCCCCTTATGAAAGGAAAACAATTGCAATGGAGCTTATTCTTATAATGGTAGATGTATGGCCTATTCGTCGCTCTGAAGGGAAGACTGATGTTCATCCTTATAATGACAGCATAACATTGCCAGATTCAACAATTTCATTTGTAGGGTCTATAATTGATAGCTGGGACAAGCTAAGGGAAAATTCTTTCCGCATTCTGTTGCAGTTTCCAACACCTCTTCCTGGAATTTCCCAGAGTGCATCCATAAATGATGTTATCAGATGGGCAAAAGAACTCGTGCTAAGCCCGCGAGTTCGGGAAAGTGACGCTGGCGCATTAACCTTCCGACTTATATTTCGGAAGTATGTTTTGGAGCTTGGATGTGTTATTGTTTTCTCTGAAGAAAATGATTGCCTTCAGTGTTACACGAAATCTACAGATGGAGATACAGAAGTAATTGCCAGTCAAAACCCAGTTGCACAGTACATTTCATCACTCATTCAGTGGCTGTGTACTGTTGTAGAAGAGGGTGAGAGGGATCTTTGTGAAGCATGTAAGAGAAGCTTTGTTCATGGAGTTCTTCTTACCTTGCGCTACACATTTGATGAGCTGCATTGGAACTCTGCAGCTATCCAATCGTGTCTCTCAGAGATGAGGAGTTTGGTTGGAAAGCTTCTTCAACTCATAATGCGTATAACATCGCTAGCCCTGTGGGTAGTTTCTTCTGATGCATGGTATATGCCATATGATATGGATGACATGATTGATGATGGCTCCTTTCTCTTGGATATAATTGATGAGGATCAACCTGATACTGCTTTAGCAACGACAGAGAAGAATGCCAAATCAGGGAATAATGGCAAACCGGCTGAACATGTTATTATGGTTGGTTGTTGGCTTGCTATGAAGGAG GTTAGCCTTCTATTTGGAACCATCGTCAGGAAAATTCCATTGCCTGTCTGTTCTCACTCAAATTCATCTCAGAATAGTTTGTCTGACAATACCGAGCAGACAAACATGTCTGGGGAGGTTCTAGATGTGGAACAGTTAGAGATGATGGGTGATCATTTTTTGCAAGTTCTTCTTAAAATGAAGCATAATGGTGCAATTGATAAGACAAGGGCTGGACTTACTGCCCTCTGCAACCGTCTTCTTTGCTCAAATGATTCAAG GCTCTGCAAAATGACGGAATCGTGGATGGTGTTACTGATGGATAGGGCAGTTGCTAAAGGGCAAACTGTGGATGATTTGCTAAGAAGGAGCGCAGGAATCCCTGCTTCTTTTATGGCACTGTTCCTGGCAGAGCCAGAAGGAACTCCAAAGAAGCTACTTCCAAGGGCGTTACAATGGCTGATAGAATTTGCTAAAACGTCTTTATCTAATTTTCAGAAAGATCACAACCAGAAATCTGAAGCAATGAAAGACTGCATTGTAGATTCGTGCGAGTCGCAATCAGGAATCACCACAAGTGTTCATTCTAATGGAAATTTGTCAAAAAGCCGAGATGAGGGTGTTGTTCCTACAGTGCATGCATTCAATGTGCTTAGAGCTGCCTTTAATGATGCAAATTTAGCAGCTGACACTTCGGGTTTTTGTGCTGAGGCAACAATAGTTGCAGTACATGCATTTTCATCTCCTTACTGGGAAGTGCGTAATGCAGCTTGTCTGGCATATACTGCACTGGTTCGCCGCATGGTTGGGTTTTTGAATGTGCAGAAACGCGAATCTGCACGACGGTCAATATCTGGCCTTGAATTCTTCCACAG GTACCCGGCACTTCATCCATTCCTATCTAGTGAACTGAAAGTTGCAACAGAACTATTAGCTGATGGGGTTTCCGGCAATTTAGAGTCACATATCGCAAAAGCCATACACCCCAGCCTGTGCCCTATTCTTATTCTTTTATCAAGGCTTAAGCCGTCGCCCATTAGCTGTGCAACCGATGATCCTTTAGATCCATTTTTGCTTTTACCTTTTATCCAGAAATGTGCTACCCAGAGTAACTACCGGGTTCGTGTCCTTGCATCAAGGGCTTTAATTGGTCTGGTATCTAACGAGAGGCTGCAGCATGTTGTTGGTGATATACTGGATGATTTACCTTGTGGAGGTCGTAAAGTGTCAACTAATAATTCTCAGTCTTTTTCATTCAATACAATTCATGGCCTTCTTCTGCAGCTGTTTTCCCTTCTCGATAGCAACTTCAGAGGTTTGACAGACAGTAACAAGAAGGATCAGATTCTTGGCCAACTAATCGAGGTTCTCTCAAAGTGCTCTTGGCTTGGCTGCCATAAATTATGTGCATGCCCTGTTGTAAGTACATCATACTTACGTGTTCTGGATCAGATGCTTGATGCTGCAAGGGCAGGGAAAAGCAAGCATACTGATGTTATCCGGACACTGCTGTTACAATTGAGTTCCCAGAGTCTGAACAATGTAACATCAACCCACCATGCTTTCCATGATCCTACCCAGATTGAATTTCAGCAGCAAACAGTTGCATCATATTTCAGCTGTGTTGGTATTCCCAAGGGACATGATGAAACCGCCGAGGAAGATGTTCGATCGCAAATACTTGATCAGTCGACTTCAAGCATGTCAGAGACGCCTTGTGCGGTCTCCCTCACTGAGCTGCACAAGGAGATAATGTCTTGCCTTGCCGATCCTATATATGATGTTAGAATCACAGCGCTGAAGAGGATTCTGCAGCTTGTGAAATCAATCAGGTCTGGTGATAGTAAGAACATTTTGCATCAATGGGCTAGGGCCAGTCTGCACTCTGTGATTATGGAACGGTTATCTGTGGAAGAACACCCCAAATGCCTTTATTATAGTCTAAGGATCATATTTTCATGGAACGTGGAATGCCAGTTCAACAATGGAGAAGATTGCAATACATTTTTATCCATCTGGGACAGATTAGTTCATTTGAACAGCACTGTGTCACATGCGAAAACCAGAGAAATAATTCTATGTTGCATGGGTATGTGCATGAAGCAGTTTGCTAAATTGATGAGGGATGGCGTGTTACCGGAAGGCTTTAAAACGAGTGAGCTCTCTACTTCCTTTGGGAGTATCCACAAAGGGAATAGATTATCTGCAGCCATTATCAGCACAGACCTTTTTGTCAGTCTTGTTAAGAAGCAAAGTGCACCATCTGAAACTGTGAATTCTCGTAGGGCTGCCGCTGAAGCAATTATCGCTTCAGGTCTTCTTGAAGAGGCAAATTATGTCAAAGCATGTGTGTCCAACGCATACATTCCTTCGGAACAAGACAATGAATGCCATCTCGAGGAGAAATGCTTGAAAGCTAGCGCGGGTGAATTTGTCAGTCTCTATGCATGCAAGATACTTGACTTATGGTTCATATGCATCCAGTTGCTGGAGGATGAGGATGTCCATCTTCGGCAGAAACTTGCCAACGATGTCCAGAAGATAATTGGAAATGGGTCAGGCAATAAGCTATGTGATGATTCCACACCACTGCAAGTGGACAGAGTGATTGCGTTGAGCTTCGAATTCATAACCTGCTTGTTTGGTCACTGGCTGAAATACGTCGAGTACTTGCTAAGGATGGTTTTGGACACTGCTAACACGTTGGACTCGGATGGTGACTTGGTCCGTCAGATATTTGACAAAGAAATCGATAACCACCATGAGGAGAAGCTGCTGATATGTCAAATCAGCTGCTCAAACATTCAGAAGCTCGTGCGGTCTGGGCATCAGCTGGCAACATCAGGGAGAAGTGAAGCGTTGTTGCAGAACTGGAGGGACCGTTTCCTGCACCAGCTTACGTCGTTGACGAGTGGCTATCTTGAGAAAGAGGGGAAAACCGATTGGATTGGCGGCATCGGCAACCACAAGGATGTGTTCGCGTCAGTATACGCAAATCTGCTCGGCCTGTACGCTCTCACTGAATCAAGGTGGTTATCAGAACAAGCGGAATTGGAGGACAGGCACAAATCGTATCTGCAAGAATTTTCAGATCTGGAGGGGTTCATCACGCCCTTCCTGAAGAACCCTTTGATCTCCAACCTTTACTTGCTGGTGAAGCGGTCGCATGAGCGGGAGGACCAGGCGGGAGGCTCCGCCGCCTCGGAAAGTTTTGATCCGTATTTTCTCCTCAGATGA